The nucleotide sequence CTTGGCAACCGTTTCTAATAGATGCCGCGAGTATTTTTTTTACAATGACCAATATTATAATGCACTAAAAGGTTATGTATTAGTTTTTGCAAATGACTCCAATAATGAATCTCATAGTTTGATAAAAGAAGTTCTAATTGTTGGTGAAGAATCTGATTACGACCCTTGCCTCTGTTTGGAAGATTTCATTTCTTTTGATTTTGCGAATGAACCTATTGAACAGGATGAATCAGTCAGTTTTACAAGTCTTTTTATTGATGATGATGGATCTGGAAGTAGTACGGAATATTGGAACTGGCAGCTTTTTAGTTTTTACGAAAACGGAAAATACATTTTAAATTCTGTTGATAGCCTTTTTGGCTTAAATAAAAGCATATGGGAATTTGATGTAGATTCTTTAGATAATGATTTTAATTTCACCAGGGATTCTTCTGGCAACGTTATTTCTTTTCTTGTTACAAACACAATAAATAGTGATTCTGGTAATTATGGTATAAAAAGAAAAATAGTAATAATGCAAAATGTTACTTCTTTAGAACCATTTAAACACACGAGTCTATCAAATTTTAGTTTATTTCAGAATTATCCAAACCCATTTAATCCCAATACAAATATCCAGTTTAGTTTACAAAGACCAGAAAATGTATATCTTTCAATTTACAATTCTCTCGGGAAAAAAGTTAAAACCCTTTTGGATGGTGACGTTTTAAATGGAAACAAGGAAATCCAATGGGATGGAAAAGATGACCATAGTAAAAATGTCGCAAGTGGCCAATATTCATATGTTTTAAAAATTGGAAGCCAAGTTGAAACAAAAAAAATGTTGTTAATTCGGTAAACCAGGGGCGTGGCTAACAAAGTGCTGTAACTGAATTTGCCACTCGAAGCATGATTTCGGTTTGGAGGATTTCAAATCGCAAATCGCCTTAACCTCGGTCGTTAGGGCTTTAAGCATGATAAATTAAATCAGTTAATTATATACTTTAGGGGAAATTTTCTTTGATAGTAAAATATAAAGATTTATATACGTTTAAGGATACTTTATGAAAGTTTTAAAGCTTTGTCTTTTATTTGTTCACTTAAGTACAATTTCTAGCATGGCTAATATTATTAATGTCTCAACTGATTCATTAACTATACAGTCTGCTATTGATCTTGCTAAGACTGGTGATACTGTTTTAGTTCATCCTGGTAACTATCAAGAAAATGTTAACTTTAATGGAAAACAGATTGTAGTAGGTTCTCTATTTATCACAACTCGATTAAATAGGTATATTTACGAGACCAAAATTTCTGGAAATAATAGTGGTACTGTTATAACATTTGATAATGGGGAAGATTCAACAAGTGTTTTATCAGGTTTTACTATATCAAACGGTCGTAATGATTATGGTGCTGGAATTTATATCTTAAATAGTTCACCCAATTTAGATAATTTGATTATATCACAAAATAATGCAACCCGTTATGGCGGGGGAATTTATTGTTTTGGTAGTTCGCCTGTGTTAGAAAATTTAAAAGTTTTTGAAAATTCTACAATATTTAAAGGCGGTGGAATCTACTTAAATGAATCCTACCCGATTTTTAAAAATGTTACAATAATTAACAATATATCAAATGATCAAGGAGGAGGAATCTTCCATAAAAAATCACAACCTGTATTTAAACCGGAATATAAATCTACAATTTATTTAAATCATGCAAAATATGGAAGCGATCTCTATTTGGAAAGTTCTGATAGTTGTATCGTTAATATAGATACCTTTACTGTGTCTTCACCCACAGAATATCAAGTTTTTCCAGTTGATAAATATATTCTTAATATTGAACATCCCAAAATTGAGCAAGTAAATTCTGATCTTTATGTCTCTCCAATGGGAAATGATAATAATAGTGGCTTGTTAAAAAATGAACCTCTTAAAACTCTATACATTGCTCTCATAAAAATAAATACAGATTCTTTGAATCAGCGACAAATTTTTCTTGATGAAGGAACATATAGTCCAAAAACAAATGGTGAAATATTTCCAGTAAAATTAAAAAGCGATCTGTTTCTTAAAGGAAAAGTAGATACTCTTACAATTATAGATGCGGATAGCTCATCAAGTGTAATGTTTTGTTATAATATCAAAAACGCTTTCATTGATAATATAACCTTACAAAATGGATCCGGTTATGCTGGTGGTCTTTATTGTACAAAATCAGAGATTTCATTGTCCAATATTTTAATACAAAATAATACTGGTGTATCTGGAGGTGGGATTTTTTGTTATGATGGTTCTAAACTAAAATTTGTATCTGGGACTATTAAGGAAAATGTTTGTCCACCTGGTGTTGGTGGTGGAGTTTTCGTGTCACATTCTCACATAAATTTTACCAACGTAGATATTATTGATAATTCAAGTGGTCAAGGTTCAGGCATCTTTTATCTATATGATGACGATTCTAAACTAATTAATGTTAATATCCTGAGAAATAAAGCATCTAACACAGGTGGTGCTATTTATTGTGATAATTCTGATCCATATTTTTATGGCGTAAGTGTAATTAATAATTCAGCGAGATTTGTTGGTGGTGTGAAGTGTACAAATAATTCTAATCCTAAATTTGTTAATTCAACATTTTATCAAAACACAGCGGAAGACTTATATTATGGATTTATTGACCTCCATAGTAATTCAGATTTGTTTATGTTAAATTCGATTATCTGGAACAATACTCCTAGTTTGATAACATCATCAGAATATGCGGCACGAAATACTATGACAGTTGCATTCTCAGATATTGAAGGTGACCAATCTGCATTTTTTGTCAGAAATGGTGACACATTAAATTGGTTGGAAGGAAATATTTCTCAAAATCCGCTACTTATAGAAAACGATATTGGACAAGTCCAGTTAATGCAAAATTCTCCTTGCATAGATTCTGGTACCAATTTTTTCCTTTGGGAAGAAGATACCTTAATTAACCTCTTAAGTTCAGAATATAATAGTATTGCACCAGATATGGGTGCTATAGAATCAGATTTTGCAAGTAGATTGCTTGATGTAATCAGTTATTCATTTGATTATAAAGTTAATCAAAACTATCCAAATCCATTCAACCCTGAAACATTTATTAGTTATCAAATACCTATTAAGACTAAAGTTGAATTATCGATTTATAACATATTAGGTCAAAAAATAAAGACTTTAGTTAATCAAAAACAAAGTGCTGGAAAACATAAAATTAAATTTGATGCATCTGGTCTTTCTTCGGGAGTGTATTTTTACAAACTAACAACAATAGATTTTACTCAATCAAAGAAAATGTTAGTATTCAAGTAACTGGCCCTAACACGGCAATTAAGGTGAATTCGCCACGCGGAGCATGATTTCAGGCTGGAAGTTTTTGTAGTGGCAAATCACCTTATCGTAGATCGTTATATGTTCTACAATTTTTCAAGTTAAAATTAACATGACTAAAATATTTACATTACTCATTATTACATCTTCTCTATCATTTCCGCAAAATGCAGATTTTAGAATAGGCTTATTTACTGGATTGAATTTTTCAGATATTTCTGGTGATTTTCATTCGGATACATCAATTAAAACAGGACTACTTCTTGGAATACAAGCACGTGTTAATTTAAATAATTCAATTTTCTTTACACCTCACCTATCATATAGCATGAAAGGTTCAACCAATAATGGTTATATTTGGACTGATGATGCTGGTTATTCAAAAAGTTATAAAACAATTGAGAGTTACGATTATTTAACTTTAGACATTTTGTTTTCTAATGATATCTTAAAAATGGAAAACATAGTTGTTGATTTATCTGGTGGGGTTTCGACCTCTTATTTATTAAATGCCGAATGGGATTTAGATTTGCCTGCTGGCAGAGAGAAATTAGATTTAATCAATTCGTCAAACAGATATGATTTCGGGATAGTACTGGATAGTAAATTACATTTTACATTATTTAATAAAAACGTCTTTTCAGGTATTCGTTATGAATCTGGTTTGACTAAAATTCCAGAAATTTCAATAAATTTTAAAAATCGTGGTTTCTCAATTTATAGTGGTTTGCTACTATAGGTTATATTTATATTCACATATAACAATGTATTGTAGGCGAATTTGCTACTCGGAGTATAAACTTAGTTTGGAAGTTACTCAAACGCAAATCGCCTAAATACTCAACGTTATAAAAATCTATTATATGGATAAAATATGAGATTAATAATTAGTTTTGTATTGTTTGTAATTATACTTCAAAGCTGTTCGGAACCCACATCAAGTTCAAACAATAAATCAGTTCAGCAAATTGTTTTCTCTTCATATTCAGGTAGTTATTTTAACTATTTGAGAGATTCAACAAATATTTTTTTAATGAACATCGATGGTACTGGATTCACTAATATTACAAATAAATTAGCCAGATACGACGACATAAGTAGTTCTCCAACAGAAAAGAAAATAGCTTTTGTATCAAATTTGGCAAATACAACTGGTTTTGATGCAAGGAATGAATTATATGTTTTGGATCTAAATACTAATGAATTAATTAATCTGTCAAATACTACATCGGCTTATGAATTCAAACCTACTTTTATGCCTGACGGAAATTCAATTGTTTTTATCTCTACCAAATCAACTGGAAATTATCAACTTTACCGTGTCAATATTGATGGTTCTAATTTGCATCCTCTAAATGATCCGGATGAGATGATCTGGGATAATTTTAGCTTATCAAATGATAGTAGATATATCCTTTATCATAAACGATCATATGATTTTGGTAATAAATTTACAACTCACATTATTAGAAGAAATATAGACGGAACAAATCCTATAAACCTAACACCTGACTTTGAGTACATATGTTCTGGTGCTACATTTAATTTTGATAACTCTAAAATCTATTTTTCACATGCACCTACAGGAATACAGGCGGCACTGT is from Calditrichota bacterium and encodes:
- a CDS encoding T9SS type A sorting domain-containing protein yields the protein MYKIISLIILFLSVELVYSGENNLSFNNFPDTIFINNETSIICEYQKIENETIIDWSWRIEFFACDSSSTLINEDGLSGEQQSQWLFNITNLATVSNRCREYFFYNDQYYNALKGYVLVFANDSNNESHSLIKEVLIVGEESDYDPCLCLEDFISFDFANEPIEQDESVSFTSLFIDDDGSGSSTEYWNWQLFSFYENGKYILNSVDSLFGLNKSIWEFDVDSLDNDFNFTRDSSGNVISFLVTNTINSDSGNYGIKRKIVIMQNVTSLEPFKHTSLSNFSLFQNYPNPFNPNTNIQFSLQRPENVYLSIYNSLGKKVKTLLDGDVLNGNKEIQWDGKDDHSKNVASGQYSYVLKIGSQVETKKMLLIR
- a CDS encoding T9SS type A sorting domain-containing protein; its protein translation is MKVLKLCLLFVHLSTISSMANIINVSTDSLTIQSAIDLAKTGDTVLVHPGNYQENVNFNGKQIVVGSLFITTRLNRYIYETKISGNNSGTVITFDNGEDSTSVLSGFTISNGRNDYGAGIYILNSSPNLDNLIISQNNATRYGGGIYCFGSSPVLENLKVFENSTIFKGGGIYLNESYPIFKNVTIINNISNDQGGGIFHKKSQPVFKPEYKSTIYLNHAKYGSDLYLESSDSCIVNIDTFTVSSPTEYQVFPVDKYILNIEHPKIEQVNSDLYVSPMGNDNNSGLLKNEPLKTLYIALIKINTDSLNQRQIFLDEGTYSPKTNGEIFPVKLKSDLFLKGKVDTLTIIDADSSSSVMFCYNIKNAFIDNITLQNGSGYAGGLYCTKSEISLSNILIQNNTGVSGGGIFCYDGSKLKFVSGTIKENVCPPGVGGGVFVSHSHINFTNVDIIDNSSGQGSGIFYLYDDDSKLINVNILRNKASNTGGAIYCDNSDPYFYGVSVINNSARFVGGVKCTNNSNPKFVNSTFYQNTAEDLYYGFIDLHSNSDLFMLNSIIWNNTPSLITSSEYAARNTMTVAFSDIEGDQSAFFVRNGDTLNWLEGNISQNPLLIENDIGQVQLMQNSPCIDSGTNFFLWEEDTLINLLSSEYNSIAPDMGAIESDFASRLLDVISYSFDYKVNQNYPNPFNPETFISYQIPIKTKVELSIYNILGQKIKTLVNQKQSAGKHKIKFDASGLSSGVYFYKLTTIDFTQSKKMLVFK
- a CDS encoding outer membrane beta-barrel protein encodes the protein MTKIFTLLIITSSLSFPQNADFRIGLFTGLNFSDISGDFHSDTSIKTGLLLGIQARVNLNNSIFFTPHLSYSMKGSTNNGYIWTDDAGYSKSYKTIESYDYLTLDILFSNDILKMENIVVDLSGGVSTSYLLNAEWDLDLPAGREKLDLINSSNRYDFGIVLDSKLHFTLFNKNVFSGIRYESGLTKIPEISINFKNRGFSIYSGLLL